In the genome of Candidatus Magasanikbacteria bacterium RIFOXYB2_FULL_38_10, one region contains:
- a CDS encoding phosphoenolpyruvate synthase (catalyzes the formation of phosphoenolpyruvate from pyruvate), which translates to MYIKWFKEISIKDIPLVGGKNASLGEMYSNLTQKGINIPNGFAVTAESFRYFLKYNKLDDKIKEILKDKKIAEDVKKLSAAGKKIRELMLLAKMPRDLVADILKAYKELGKNVDVAVRSSATAEDLPQASFAGQQESYLNVSGEKALLEAIQKCYASLFTDRAISYRNEQGFDHEVVALSAGVQKMVRSDLACSGVMFTLDTESGFRDVVLINGSWGLGENIVKGRVNPDQFIVFKKTLEEGYKSIISRNLGSKEMKLLYAGTNRTLQKKVTAREQHSFVLNDEEILQLAKWGMEIERYYGRPQDIEWAKDGRTKKLFIVQARPETIHALKNTNVIEDYRLEKRGKILTEGLAVGEKIGQGKAHIIQLPKELKYFKKGEVLVTRITDPDWEPIMRMASAIVTEQGGKTSHAAIVSRELGVPCVVGTGNARKTIKNGLNVTVSCAEGERGFIYEGLLSFKIKKEEIKEMTRPQTKIMMNVGTPDEAFKFSFLPNDGVGLAREEFIFTNFIKIHPEALINYDKQPRDVKEKINHLTVGYKEKKHYLIDKLAEGVALLAAAFYPKDVIVRFSDFKTNEYASLIGGKDFEPKEENPMIGWRGASRYYDKNFENAFGLECAAMKKAREVWGLKNIIVMIPFCRTVEEGKKVLATMEKFGLKRGENGLKVYMMVEIPANIILADQFAKIFDGFSIGSNDLTQLTLGVDRDSALVSHIYNERNEAVTTLIKQVIKVAKENNVKIGICGQAPSDYPEFAEFLVKAGIDSISLNPDTVVATTKIIVEMEKKIGK; encoded by the coding sequence ATGTACATAAAATGGTTTAAAGAAATTTCTATTAAAGATATACCTTTAGTGGGTGGAAAAAATGCTTCATTGGGCGAGATGTACTCCAATTTAACTCAAAAAGGAATTAACATACCCAATGGCTTTGCGGTTACGGCTGAATCTTTTAGATATTTTTTAAAATATAATAAATTAGATGACAAGATTAAAGAAATTTTAAAAGATAAAAAAATAGCGGAAGATGTTAAAAAATTATCAGCCGCTGGCAAAAAAATACGAGAATTGATGCTATTGGCCAAGATGCCGCGGGATTTGGTAGCTGATATTTTAAAGGCCTATAAGGAGCTTGGTAAAAATGTAGATGTGGCTGTACGTTCTTCAGCCACAGCCGAGGACTTGCCTCAAGCATCCTTTGCCGGCCAACAGGAATCTTATTTAAATGTTTCCGGCGAAAAAGCTCTTCTGGAGGCAATTCAAAAATGTTATGCGTCTCTGTTTACTGATCGGGCAATTTCTTACCGCAATGAACAGGGCTTTGATCACGAGGTCGTGGCCTTATCAGCCGGCGTACAGAAAATGGTAAGATCAGACTTGGCTTGTTCCGGTGTAATGTTTACTTTAGATACGGAATCCGGATTTAGAGATGTAGTTTTAATCAATGGTTCTTGGGGCTTGGGAGAAAATATTGTTAAGGGCAGGGTTAACCCCGATCAGTTTATTGTTTTTAAAAAGACTTTGGAAGAGGGGTATAAATCAATTATCAGCCGTAATTTAGGTTCTAAGGAAATGAAATTGCTTTACGCCGGAACCAATCGCACTTTACAAAAAAAAGTGACAGCCAGGGAACAGCATTCTTTTGTTTTAAATGATGAAGAAATTTTACAACTGGCTAAGTGGGGGATGGAAATAGAAAGGTACTATGGCCGACCGCAAGACATTGAATGGGCTAAAGACGGACGAACAAAAAAATTGTTCATTGTACAGGCGCGTCCAGAAACAATTCACGCTCTTAAAAATACCAATGTAATAGAGGATTATCGTTTGGAGAAACGCGGAAAAATTTTGACGGAAGGATTAGCTGTTGGAGAAAAGATTGGTCAGGGCAAAGCACATATTATACAACTGCCCAAGGAATTAAAATATTTTAAAAAAGGCGAGGTTTTGGTCACTCGTATTACCGATCCGGACTGGGAACCAATTATGCGCATGGCCAGCGCCATCGTCACAGAACAAGGTGGCAAAACATCACACGCGGCCATAGTATCCAGAGAGCTTGGTGTGCCATGCGTAGTGGGGACCGGTAATGCGCGTAAGACTATTAAGAATGGCCTTAATGTCACAGTCTCTTGTGCCGAAGGTGAAAGAGGTTTTATTTATGAAGGACTTTTGTCTTTCAAAATAAAAAAAGAAGAAATAAAAGAAATGACCAGGCCGCAAACAAAAATCATGATGAATGTAGGTACGCCGGACGAGGCTTTTAAATTTTCTTTTTTGCCCAATGACGGAGTAGGGCTGGCGCGAGAGGAATTTATCTTCACTAATTTTATCAAGATTCATCCTGAAGCGTTAATAAATTATGACAAACAGCCGCGCGATGTTAAAGAAAAAATAAATCATTTAACGGTTGGCTACAAAGAGAAGAAACATTATTTAATTGATAAACTGGCCGAAGGTGTTGCTTTACTTGCCGCCGCTTTTTATCCCAAAGACGTTATTGTTAGATTTTCTGATTTTAAGACTAATGAATACGCCTCTTTAATTGGCGGTAAAGATTTTGAACCCAAAGAAGAAAATCCGATGATTGGTTGGCGCGGTGCTTCCAGATATTATGATAAGAATTTTGAAAACGCTTTTGGATTAGAATGCGCGGCTATGAAAAAAGCGCGTGAGGTGTGGGGTTTAAAAAATATTATAGTAATGATTCCCTTTTGTAGGACAGTGGAGGAAGGTAAAAAAGTTTTAGCTACGATGGAGAAGTTTGGTTTAAAAAGAGGAGAGAACGGTTTAAAAGTTTACATGATGGTAGAAATTCCCGCTAATATAATTTTGGCCGATCAATTTGCCAAAATATTTGATGGATTTTCCATTGGCTCCAATGATTTAACGCAGTTGACTTTGGGTGTGGATAGAGATTCTGCTTTGGTCAGTCATATCTATAATGAAAGAAATGAAGCTGTGACAACTTTAATAAAACAAGTTATTAAAGTTGCTAAAGAAAACAATGTGAAAATCGGTATCTGCGGACAAGCCCCCAGTGATTATCCGGAGTTTGCCGAGTTTTTAGTGAAAGCGGGAATAGACAGTATCTCTTTAAATCCCGATACGGTGGTAGCCACAACCAAAATAATTGTGGAAATGGAGAAGAAAATTGGAAAATAA
- a CDS encoding cell division protein FtsA, which yields MVFRRNSKQDEIIAGLDVGSTAVRLAVGQIVPVNDKKELHIIGAAEAPAEGVHRGVVTSIEDAVSSISACLEKAEQMTGVPISRAWVGISGSHIISEESKGVIAVAKADGEISEEEVERAIEAARTVATPLNYEILHVIPKSYTVDGQVGIKDPIGMTGVRLEVDTQIIQGLSSQIKNLTKAVYRTSLEINDLVLSILATAEAVATDKQKDLGVAVVNLGGATTSVVIFEEGDILDTAVLPIGSEHISADLAIGLRTSIDAADRLKLEYGSAVSKDIGKKEEIDLFDLGSAEHELVSLKFASEIIEARVEEIMDKVESIFKKIGRSGVLPAGVIFTGGGAKLNGLIEVAKRKLRLPATLGYPLNITSVTDKVNDLSFTTAIGLVKWGMMSELSQEKNNFGNLVSRFGKVNPLKRLIGFFRF from the coding sequence ATGGTGTTTAGACGTAATTCCAAACAAGACGAAATAATTGCCGGCTTGGATGTAGGATCTACCGCTGTGCGTTTGGCTGTGGGACAGATTGTTCCGGTCAATGATAAAAAAGAGTTGCATATTATTGGTGCCGCCGAAGCTCCGGCAGAAGGTGTGCATCGGGGAGTGGTGACCAGTATTGAAGATGCTGTTTCTTCTATTTCCGCCTGTTTAGAAAAAGCCGAACAAATGACGGGTGTGCCCATAAGCCGGGCTTGGGTAGGTATTTCCGGTAGTCATATTATTTCCGAAGAAAGCAAAGGAGTGATAGCCGTAGCTAAGGCTGACGGAGAAATTTCAGAAGAAGAGGTAGAAAGGGCTATAGAGGCCGCCAGAACCGTAGCTACGCCCCTTAATTATGAAATTTTGCACGTTATACCTAAAAGCTATACTGTTGACGGGCAAGTAGGCATTAAAGATCCCATTGGTATGACCGGCGTTCGGTTAGAAGTGGATACTCAAATTATTCAAGGCCTTTCTTCACAGATAAAAAATCTCACTAAAGCTGTTTATCGTACCAGTTTGGAAATAAATGATTTGGTTTTATCAATTTTAGCCACGGCCGAAGCTGTGGCTACAGATAAGCAAAAGGATTTGGGTGTCGCTGTGGTTAATTTAGGTGGAGCTACTACCAGTGTGGTGATTTTTGAAGAAGGCGACATCTTGGATACGGCGGTTTTACCCATTGGTTCGGAACATATCAGTGCGGATTTGGCCATTGGCCTGCGAACTTCTATTGATGCGGCTGACAGACTAAAGTTAGAATACGGATCGGCCGTTTCCAAAGACATTGGTAAAAAGGAAGAAATAGATTTGTTTGATTTGGGGTCTGCTGAACACGAATTGGTTTCATTAAAATTTGCCAGTGAAATTATTGAGGCGCGGGTGGAAGAAATAATGGATAAAGTTGAGAGCATCTTTAAAAAAATTGGGCGTAGCGGCGTTCTGCCGGCCGGTGTAATTTTTACCGGAGGGGGAGCAAAATTAAATGGTTTAATTGAAGTAGCTAAACGTAAATTAAGATTGCCGGCCACGTTAGGCTACCCTTTAAATATTACCAGTGTTACTGATAAAGTTAATGATTTATCTTTTACCACCGCTATCGGATTGGTTAAGTGGGGGATGATGTCAGAATTAAGTCAGGAGAAAAATAATTTTGGAAATTTAGTTTCCCGTTTTGGTAAGGTCAATCCTTTAAAAAGATTGATTGGTTTTTTTAGATTTTAA
- a CDS encoding 50S ribosomal protein L20: protein MSRVKRGKSHLKHRKNILKQTKGYRWGRKSKITLAKTAILKAGVNAYRDRRNKKRAARALWQIKINAACRLCGTTYSKLMGKLKKSQVILDRKVLAEIAKKYPEVFKAIVG, encoded by the coding sequence ATGAGCAGAGTTAAAAGAGGAAAGTCACATTTGAAACACAGAAAAAATATTCTTAAACAGACCAAAGGATATCGCTGGGGCAGAAAAAGCAAAATTACATTGGCTAAAACAGCTATTTTAAAAGCCGGTGTTAATGCTTATCGCGACAGACGCAACAAAAAAAGAGCCGCTCGCGCTCTTTGGCAGATTAAAATCAACGCCGCTTGCCGTCTGTGTGGCACTACCTACAGCAAATTAATGGGTAAACTTAAAAAATCCCAAGTGATTTTAGACAGAAAAGTTTTGGCAGAAATAGCCAAAAAATATCCCGAAGTCTTCAAAGCGATTGTTGGATAA
- a CDS encoding translation initiation factor IF-3, translating into MRISRYHHKRQQQQPTINFQANEFIRVPELRVIDETGVYLDVMPTKEALKISEERGYDLVVVNPVAEPPVAKLLNLGQYKYEKEKELKKQKQALKQVEIKGIRLTPRIGQHDLEMRQNQAVKFLEDGNKIKVEIILRGRERQHMDIAFTLLNNFINFLKQGFNIKLEQLPQNQGGRISAILAGEKKE; encoded by the coding sequence ATGCGCATTTCACGTTATCATCACAAAAGACAACAGCAACAGCCTACCATAAATTTTCAGGCTAACGAATTTATTAGGGTGCCGGAATTGCGCGTCATTGATGAAACAGGAGTTTATTTAGATGTCATGCCAACTAAAGAAGCTTTAAAAATTTCCGAGGAAAGAGGTTATGATTTAGTGGTAGTTAACCCTGTGGCTGAACCTCCGGTAGCCAAACTTTTAAACTTGGGCCAATATAAATACGAAAAAGAAAAAGAACTAAAAAAACAAAAACAGGCCCTAAAGCAAGTGGAAATAAAAGGTATAAGGTTAACGCCCAGAATCGGTCAACACGATTTGGAAATGCGTCAAAATCAAGCTGTAAAATTTTTAGAAGACGGCAATAAAATAAAAGTGGAAATCATACTGCGCGGACGCGAGAGACAACATATGGATATAGCTTTTACTTTACTCAATAATTTTATTAATTTTTTAAAACAAGGATTCAATATTAAGCTGGAACAACTGCCACAAAACCAAGGTGGCAGAATCAGCGCCATCCTTGCGGGGGAAAAGAAAGAATAA
- a CDS encoding rRNA maturation RNase YbeY encodes MSLEIFNLTQDQNVLVWLKEIAKKVSQNLKIKKDFSVILVGDKKIRQLNWQYRKKNKITDVLSFEGEADFLGEVVISLPEAKRQAKKYKLNLKIEMSRLLIHGILHLLGFDHEKNAKEAEKMYALQDKLLIGIFKKYVLSS; translated from the coding sequence ATGTCTTTGGAAATTTTTAATTTGACGCAAGATCAAAATGTCCTTGTTTGGCTTAAAGAAATAGCCAAAAAAGTTTCCCAAAATTTGAAAATCAAAAAAGATTTTTCTGTTATACTAGTAGGGGATAAAAAAATTAGACAATTAAATTGGCAATATCGAAAAAAAAATAAAATTACCGATGTCCTGTCTTTTGAGGGTGAGGCGGATTTTTTGGGGGAAGTGGTGATTAGTTTGCCCGAGGCCAAGCGTCAAGCTAAAAAATATAAGTTAAACTTAAAAATAGAAATGAGCCGGCTTCTAATCCATGGAATTTTGCATCTTTTGGGGTTTGATCATGAAAAAAACGCAAAAGAAGCTGAAAAGATGTATGCTTTGCAAGATAAACTCTTGATTGGAATTTTTAAAAAATATGTTTTATCTTCGTAA
- a CDS encoding pyruvate kinase: protein MTKRTKIVCTIGPASFKTAVIENLIKAGMNAARINFSHGTHESNGKMIDLIRKAADKLKVPVVIIADLQGPRIRVGILPKEGLTLKKGQLVKLSVSEKKLGANMIPVTYKNLVKDVSSGERILLDDGKIELVTKKIQSEVVEAEVRVGGVLTSNKGINLPDSVISINALTEKDKEDLKFIVRKDVDFVALSFVKNAQDILGLRFLIKDLVGGEAGKKNKIEIKIIAKIEKHEAIKEIDEIIYAADAIMVARGDLGLEMPAEEVPLLQKKMISKCLEAAKPVIVATQMLESMTHNPRPTRAEVSDVANAVIDHTDAVMLSAETANGEYPVEAVQTMSRVIIKTEASIFDDLPYSQSLMADQKTDVVMSGLSRLLAEKIKAKAILAASLTGETGRQISRFRPELLIFVATDNEKVRRQLNLSWGIVPFILPTCKTVEELIERSLVYLRKEKFIKKSDKLIIIAGEPVGAVGGVNWVEVKQVN, encoded by the coding sequence ATGACCAAAAGAACCAAAATAGTTTGCACCATAGGGCCGGCCTCTTTTAAGACAGCTGTTATAGAGAATTTAATTAAAGCAGGGATGAACGCGGCGCGTATTAACTTTTCTCATGGTACTCACGAAAGCAATGGAAAAATGATTGATCTAATCAGAAAAGCGGCCGATAAATTAAAAGTGCCCGTGGTTATTATCGCTGATCTGCAAGGCCCTAGAATTCGCGTTGGAATTCTACCCAAAGAGGGATTGACTCTTAAAAAAGGTCAGTTGGTTAAATTAAGTGTCTCGGAAAAGAAATTGGGCGCCAATATGATTCCGGTCACTTATAAAAATTTAGTCAAAGATGTTTCTTCCGGAGAAAGAATTTTATTGGATGACGGAAAAATTGAATTAGTGACTAAAAAAATCCAAAGTGAGGTGGTGGAGGCAGAAGTAAGGGTGGGGGGAGTACTTACTTCTAATAAAGGAATTAATTTGCCCGATTCCGTTATCTCTATTAATGCTTTGACAGAAAAAGATAAAGAAGATTTAAAATTTATTGTTAGAAAAGATGTTGATTTTGTGGCCTTGTCTTTTGTTAAAAATGCGCAAGATATTTTAGGCTTACGTTTTTTAATTAAAGATTTGGTGGGTGGAGAAGCCGGTAAAAAAAATAAGATTGAAATAAAAATTATTGCTAAAATTGAAAAACACGAAGCGATTAAAGAAATTGATGAAATAATTTACGCTGCTGATGCCATAATGGTAGCGAGAGGAGACTTGGGTTTGGAAATGCCGGCGGAAGAAGTACCACTACTTCAGAAAAAAATGATTAGTAAATGTTTGGAAGCGGCTAAGCCGGTAATTGTAGCCACACAAATGCTAGAATCTATGACACATAACCCCAGGCCTACCAGGGCGGAAGTTAGTGATGTCGCCAATGCGGTAATTGACCACACTGACGCGGTGATGCTATCGGCCGAAACGGCTAACGGTGAATATCCCGTGGAAGCGGTGCAAACAATGTCCAGAGTGATTATTAAAACCGAAGCTTCTATTTTTGACGATTTGCCTTACAGTCAATCTTTAATGGCGGATCAAAAAACAGATGTGGTAATGAGCGGTTTATCCAGACTCTTGGCGGAAAAAATAAAAGCCAAAGCTATTTTAGCCGCTTCTTTAACCGGTGAGACCGGTAGACAAATTTCCAGATTTAGACCGGAATTATTAATTTTTGTGGCTACGGATAATGAAAAAGTGCGCCGCCAGCTTAATTTATCGTGGGGTATTGTGCCTTTTATTTTACCTACCTGCAAAACAGTAGAGGAACTGATTGAAAGATCTTTGGTTTATTTGCGTAAAGAAAAATTTATTAAAAAAAGTGACAAGCTAATCATTATCGCTGGTGAACCTGTAGGCGCGGTCGGCGGTGTAAATTGGGTGGAAGTAAAACAGGTAAATTAA
- a CDS encoding cell division protein FtsZ, with product MPEVKPAIETLAKIKVVGVGGSGGAAINRMMQSKIKGVEFIAINTDLQALHCLQAPVKIHIGKTITRGLGAGMNPDIGFKAAEESQEEIREALKGADMVFITCGLGGGTGSGAGPLVADIAKSSGALTIAVVTKPFSFEGRQRREIGENAHQQFLEKVDTIITIPNDRVMQIIDKKTPLIEAFRIIDDVLRQGVQGISEIITVPGLINVDFADVRAIMQDTGSALMGIGYGSGESRVVDAAKSAIASPLLDLSIDGAKGILFIVTAGSDVGMHEIAEAAKIVTGNADENAKVIWGTVIDESLKDEVKITVIATGFEKKSDSTFMNRMGKSAFSSSFNTLTVPENPKTPEKKPISSLRPEPEKNNVEFNRTDFSSTPLQKKSVKRLDLEKEENVPVINKKNEEDELEIPAFIRRKMT from the coding sequence ATGCCAGAAGTAAAACCAGCGATAGAAACACTTGCAAAAATTAAAGTGGTGGGCGTGGGAGGAAGCGGCGGCGCCGCTATTAACAGGATGATGCAAAGTAAAATTAAAGGAGTGGAATTCATTGCCATCAATACCGATTTGCAGGCTTTGCATTGTTTGCAGGCGCCGGTAAAAATTCATATAGGCAAAACCATTACCCGAGGATTGGGCGCCGGTATGAATCCCGATATCGGCTTCAAAGCCGCTGAAGAGTCTCAAGAAGAAATTCGTGAAGCCCTTAAAGGGGCGGATATGGTTTTTATAACTTGCGGGCTTGGCGGGGGTACCGGTTCCGGTGCCGGGCCGCTAGTGGCGGATATTGCCAAAAGCAGTGGCGCGCTTACCATTGCTGTGGTGACTAAACCATTTTCTTTTGAAGGTCGTCAAAGAAGGGAAATAGGGGAAAATGCTCATCAACAATTTTTAGAAAAAGTAGACACTATTATTACTATTCCCAATGACAGGGTCATGCAAATAATAGATAAAAAAACTCCCTTAATAGAGGCTTTTCGTATTATTGATGATGTTTTGCGTCAAGGTGTGCAGGGAATTTCGGAAATTATTACCGTTCCCGGTCTGATTAATGTTGATTTTGCCGACGTCCGAGCAATTATGCAAGATACAGGTTCGGCCTTGATGGGAATTGGTTATGGCAGTGGAGAATCCCGCGTTGTGGATGCGGCCAAATCAGCTATTGCCAGCCCTCTTTTGGATCTTTCCATTGATGGAGCTAAAGGGATTTTGTTTATTGTAACGGCCGGCAGTGATGTGGGTATGCATGAAATTGCCGAAGCGGCTAAAATTGTCACCGGCAACGCAGATGAAAATGCCAAAGTAATTTGGGGCACGGTAATTGATGAAAGTTTAAAGGATGAGGTTAAAATTACTGTTATTGCTACGGGCTTTGAAAAGAAGTCTGACAGCACCTTTATGAATCGTATGGGTAAGTCGGCTTTTTCTTCATCTTTTAATACTTTAACTGTTCCGGAAAATCCCAAGACGCCAGAAAAAAAACCCATTAGCTCTCTTCGTCCCGAACCGGAAAAAAACAATGTAGAATTTAACAGAACTGATTTCTCCTCCACTCCTTTGCAAAAAAAATCGGTTAAAAGATTGGATTTGGAAAAAGAAGAAAACGTGCCGGTAATCAATAAAAAAAATGAAGAGGATGAATTGGAGATCCCCGCTTTTATCCGTCGTAAAATGACTTAG
- a CDS encoding transcriptional regulator NrdR, translating to MHCPVCNYKDTKVIDSRLSQDGSTIRRRRECFKCQYRFSTLEETEILDLTVVKRDGRREPYSREKITKGLFRALEKRSYTNDSLASLIHSIERDIQKKRKREIKSAEIGEIVANRLKNFDKVAYIRFASVYRAFEDVDTFKKELEILSRHKNQLQKKIVRKKRGKML from the coding sequence ATGCACTGTCCTGTTTGTAATTATAAAGACACTAAAGTAATAGATTCGCGTTTAAGCCAAGACGGGTCTACTATTAGGCGTCGACGCGAATGTTTTAAATGTCAATATCGCTTTTCCACCTTGGAGGAGACGGAAATTTTGGATTTAACCGTAGTTAAGCGCGATGGTCGCCGTGAGCCTTATAGCCGTGAAAAAATTACCAAAGGTTTGTTTAGGGCTCTGGAGAAAAGATCTTACACTAACGATTCTTTGGCTTCCCTAATCCATTCCATAGAAAGAGATATTCAAAAAAAACGTAAAAGGGAAATCAAAAGCGCAGAAATAGGGGAAATAGTAGCCAATCGTCTTAAAAATTTTGATAAAGTCGCTTATATTCGTTTTGCTTCCGTTTACCGCGCTTTTGAAGATGTGGATACTTTTAAAAAGGAATTGGAAATACTTTCTCGCCATAAAAATCAATTGCAGAAGAAAATTGTAAGAAAAAAACGCGGCAAAATGTTATAA